Part of the Oceanidesulfovibrio indonesiensis genome is shown below.
CATGTTCGACGATCCGGCGGTTTCTTCCATTGTCGGCCTGGCAGAGCCTGCTCCATGCCCCAGGGAGATTGCTCTGCGTCCGCCTTCGCAGACGTCCTTCGGCGAGAAGCCTGGGATATCGCATCAGGGGGGCAGCTGCCTGGCGATATCCCGCTACGGCAGGAATCTCATCCCCGCGTGGGTGTTCCTGCAATGGCTCACGAGCAAGGACGTGAGCGTCCGGGCGAGCCTTCTGGGCGGCGGTGCGAGCCTGGTGCGCAATTGCTGCTACCTGGACCAGCGCATCGAAGAGCAAAAGCGTGTGGTTCCGGGCACCACGAGGCATTACGACGTGACGCTGGACGCCATCCGGAACCGTCTGGGTTCCGGGCCGAACCTGCGCAACTGGCATACTCTGGCGGAGCGCAGCTTCGCCGTGGAACTGGGGCGGCTGGTAACCGGCCAGCAGGACGTCATGCAAACGTTACGCGCCATGCAGACCGCTGCCTCGGCCCACGTGAGCAAGTTCGGAGGCAGTGTGTGACAGACGAGCAACGCCGTTTGCATCAGAACCGCTGGGGCAATGGGGTTATCCGTTTCATGCGCGCCGTCGTCGCCGGCTCCATGCGCACGAAGCTGCTGGTGGCCTTTCTGATCGTGTCGCTCGTGCCGCTGCTGGCGTTCGCGTACATCAACCACCGCTCAACGCTCGAGGCGTTGAACAATGCGGCATACCACTCTCTGGCAGCCGCGGCGCAGCAGTCCGCCTCCAGGCTGTCCGGGTTCGTGGAAGCGAACATCGAGATCATCGGAGCGGAGGCGCGGTTGCCCGCGCTGGCCGATTTTCTCAGCATGCCCCGGGTTCTGTCATCCTTCGCGCCTTTGCATGAGGAGTGCCGAAGGATATTGAACTCCTTTGCCGAGAAGAACTCCGTCTTTATCAATTCCTACGGACTCATCGGCACGGACGGCACTGTGCTCGTGGATACGCGCAGAGTAAAGGAGGGCTGGAGCGAAGCCCGGCAGGAGTACTTCGAGCAGGCAATGAACACGGGCCTTCCATGCGTTTCCGGGGTTGATTACATACCAGAATACGGCCAGGCATTCATCCATTTTGCAAGCCCCGTGCTTGATAAACAGGGCAAGGCGCTCGGCGTGCTGCGGTCCTCATACAGCATCGCAATTTTTCAACAGATGCTCGCCCAGGATGCGGGTATAGCTGGAGATTATTCCGCACCGCTGCTCGTGGACGCCCGGGGGCGCATCCTGGCGTTCGGCCGGCTCTCCCACACCGGCCTGGCCGAATATTTGCTCAAGCCGGTACATACGCTGACATCCGGAGGGCAGGACGGAGAAAACTCCATACGCAACGCGTTGGAATCGATCCCGACTGCCGCGAGGTACTTCACTACGCACCTCAAGCTCGGCGACGAGGGGCCGGAAGCCGTGGCCATGACCGAGGTGCCCAGCATGGACTGGCGCGTCTTCTTTCTGCAGCCGGAGGGCGTATTCCTGGCGCCGGCGCACAAGCAGACGCAATGGCTCGGCGGCCTTGCGGCGGCCATATCCTTTGTCGCCATTTTCGCTGCCGCCATCACCTCGCGCGTCATGACGCGGCCCATCACCAAACTCACCGAAGCCACACGGCGCGTGACCAGGGGGGACCTCCGGGTCAAGGCGCCGGTGTACTCCGAAGACGAGATAGGTTCGCTGGCCCGAGCTTTCAACGCCATGACCGGAGAGCTCGAACGACGAATCGAAACGGAAAACACCCTGGCGGACATCTCTCGCGAGTTCATCAACGTCCCGGCTAACGCCATGGCCGAGGCCATGCACTGGGCGTTGACGCGCCTGGCCACGTTTCTGGGCCTGGATATGGGCATGGTCCTGTTGTCTAGTGGGGACACGGGCGGACCGGGGCGTTTCTTCGAACTCAGGCACATATGGCATGCGCCGGGCCTGGAACCGGAGCATGACCACGAAACCCTGCGCGACAGCTCCCTGGACTGGCTGGAGGAGCGCCTTCGAACAGAGGGGGCGTTCCACATCCCGAACATCGACGACTTGCCGGAAGAGGCCGAGAGCATACGCAGGGCTTTTGCCGAGGAGGGCGTGCGTTCTCTGGCAGTGCTTCCATTTTTCTGCGGCGGCGAGTTCCGCGGCATGCTCTGCCTGGCCACGCTGGGCGAACGCGAGTTCGAGTTTTCCGAAGAGCACATGCGGCTTATCCGCCTGGTGAGCGAGATATTCGGCAATACGCTCGAACGGCAGGAGTCCCAGGAAGCCCTGCGGCAGAGCGAGGAACGCTACGCCCTGGCGCAGAAAGCGGCGAACATCGGCAGCTGGGAATGGGACATCACCACGGGCAGGCTCTACTGGTCCGACGCGCTGGAACCGCTGTTCGGCTACGAAAACGGAGAGTTCCAGGGCACGTACAAGGCGTTTCTCGACAGGGTGCACCCGGATGACCGCAAGATGGTCCTCGACGCCGCCGGCGCATCCTTTCGCCGCGGGGCCTCCTACAATGTGGAGCACCGTATTCTTCGCAAGGACGGCGAGGAACGCTGGGTGGCGGAAGTGGGCGAGGTGGTGCTCGACGCCGAAGGCCGGCCCCAGCGCATGCGGGGCATTCTGCAGGACATCACGGAACGCAAGTGGGCCGAGGATCTTCTGTCCAGGCTGAACCGCCAGCTCGAACAACTCGTGGAGGCGCGCACAAAAGACCTGGAAAACAAGGCGCACGAGCTGGAGGAGGCCAACAAGCGGCTCCTGGCATTGGACGAGATGAAATCCACCTTCCTCACTTCGGTTTCGCATGAACTGCGAACGCCGCTCACTTCCGTGCTCGGCTTCACCCGGATCATCATGCGGGATTTCAGGCGCATGTTTCTTCCCATCGCCAGACAGGAGGGCGGTGTGATCCACAAGCGCTCTGAACG
Proteins encoded:
- a CDS encoding ATP-binding protein produces the protein MTDEQRRLHQNRWGNGVIRFMRAVVAGSMRTKLLVAFLIVSLVPLLAFAYINHRSTLEALNNAAYHSLAAAAQQSASRLSGFVEANIEIIGAEARLPALADFLSMPRVLSSFAPLHEECRRILNSFAEKNSVFINSYGLIGTDGTVLVDTRRVKEGWSEARQEYFEQAMNTGLPCVSGVDYIPEYGQAFIHFASPVLDKQGKALGVLRSSYSIAIFQQMLAQDAGIAGDYSAPLLVDARGRILAFGRLSHTGLAEYLLKPVHTLTSGGQDGENSIRNALESIPTAARYFTTHLKLGDEGPEAVAMTEVPSMDWRVFFLQPEGVFLAPAHKQTQWLGGLAAAISFVAIFAAAITSRVMTRPITKLTEATRRVTRGDLRVKAPVYSEDEIGSLARAFNAMTGELERRIETENTLADISREFINVPANAMAEAMHWALTRLATFLGLDMGMVLLSSGDTGGPGRFFELRHIWHAPGLEPEHDHETLRDSSLDWLEERLRTEGAFHIPNIDDLPEEAESIRRAFAEEGVRSLAVLPFFCGGEFRGMLCLATLGEREFEFSEEHMRLIRLVSEIFGNTLERQESQEALRQSEERYALAQKAANIGSWEWDITTGRLYWSDALEPLFGYENGEFQGTYKAFLDRVHPDDRKMVLDAAGASFRRGASYNVEHRILRKDGEERWVAEVGEVVLDAEGRPQRMRGILQDITERKWAEDLLSRLNRQLEQLVEARTKDLENKAHELEEANKRLLALDEMKSTFLTSVSHELRTPLTSVLGFTRIIMRDFRRMFLPIARQEGGVIHKRSERILENLAIIADEGDRLTRMVNDVLDLSKIESGRMVWRDREIDLKAAINQAIRSVGGQLRGKPEVSLKVQVEEGMPRIQMDPDRLSQLLLNIVGNAVKFTEHGKVVVQACAPTQDAVQVRVKDSGSGIEREELGKIFDKFHQAARRDKVGDKPPGTGLGLSICQQIVEYYGGILWVESEPGKGSTFVFELPVHNEESVSGAASVHAV